In Schizosaccharomyces osmophilus chromosome 1, complete sequence, the genomic window CCTCTAGGAGTTCCGACTATTCTCGTCCATCTCGTCCATCTGCTCCAAAACCCGTGTTCAATAAAGATAAAATCGGCCCTGATCAAGTTCGTGCATTGTACACATTCACTGGAGAGCAACCTGGGGATTTATCATTCAAGAAAGGCGACATCATagaaattattcaaaagagTGAATCTCATGATGATTGGTGGACAGGTAGGGTTGGATATCATGAAGGTATCTTCCCAGCTAATTATGTTTCTCTAACATAATTTTCGATTTCTCCTATGTATGCCCAAATATATAATGATAATTCCCTAAAATTTGATCTTTATTTTAGTTTGTAAATAGAACAGCTTCTGCTTGACCAATCCGTTTTACTTTATGTTGGTCAACATTGGCTcccttcattttctttcctttcttacACATATTACAATATAAGTAATAcagaataattaaaagtaTGAATATACTAATCCCTTTGCATTTATTTCACTATATTTTAATGTATGATCAGAAGAAACAATCCATTAACGATTTCTAAAGGCATTTGACTATTGCTCAAAAAAACCAATCAATTAATTGAAAGCTTACAAAGGACTAGTTTCCTTTGCTAACCATTTAATGGCTGAGCTTGACAATAAGGGACTTAACGTATCATAGACGTGAGCATGGTACCTGTTAATATactcaatttcttctttgcaaAGCAGAGTGGGATCAATAAGCTTCTTACAATGGGGAGCCAAAGTTAGATCCCTCAAAGCGTAGTATTCGCGACCAGCAAACTGATATTTGGTATTAGCTTTGGTGACATATACACAATTTTCAACTCGGAATCCGAAATGGCCGTCTTCGTAAAATCCTGGCTCATTACTAGTGACCATTCCTGGTTGCAAGGCAACGGTATTAAAAACGTCACGTGAACCAATACCAATAGGAAGTTCGTGAACATTAAGGAAACTACCTACACCGTGTCCAGTACCGTGCAAATAGTCCAATCCCCATTGCCAAAGATGCTGACGTGCCAAGGAATCAATCTGAAAGCCAGTAGTACCTTTAGGGAACACTATATTTATAATTGCAACGTATCCTTTCAAAACCAATGTGGCTGATTGACGCTCAAATTCAGTAGGTTCCCTGAAATGCCATGTTCTAGTTACATCAGTGGTTCCATCTCTATATTGAGCACCTGAATCGCAGagataaatttttgaagggTCAATGATAGCGCTTCCAGTCGCAGGAGGCGAGTAATGAATGATAGCTCCGTTCGACCCAGTGGAACTAATTGTCTCGAACGATAAGTTAACGAAGTGatcattctttcttctgaaTGATTCAAGCTTCGTGGCTGCGTCATATTCATTGATTTTACCATCGGAATGAAGAAACTCTTCAAGCCATGCAAAATACTCGACTAAAGCAGCACCATCTCGAACATGACAATCTTTCATACCCTTCAACTCAATGTCATTTTTAATTCCCTTGGCATGAGCGATCGGGCTAACGATGGGGTAAACAGTTGCTTCGCCAAAGGAAGTAGCAATACACCAAGAAGTCTTAGTTGAGACACCGACATGACTTAAATAACATTCGTTCGCATCCTTAAAAATTCTAGAATAGGGTCGGACCTCAGCATACTTACTAATATGAGCGTTGACCTCAGGAGTAAGTTTGGCCTCATCCACGTAAAAGTAAGCTTTGTCATGGGTGATAAAAGAGTAGGCATAGAAGACCGGATTATAAGGAACATCAGCTCCACGGAGATTGTAAAGCCAGGCAACTTCATCAAGCATAGACACAACAAATGCTTCAAGACCTTCCTTGTTCATAGCCTCCCGCAAAATCTTAAGCTTTTCCGAAACATCCATTCCTGCATATTTGAGTTCTTGAATAAAGAGCTTTTCACAAGGAGGCTTGGGACGAGATTCACCCCAAACTTGGTCAACCAAATTTGTATGATCACCACATAAGTATGAGCCTTTTTGCACATAAAGCATTTCACGTAATTTTCTAGCATCAGGGAAGGTAATGAGGCTAGAGTCTATACCAATTTTCTCGGTGACTTTGCTTTGCTGAGCACAATATGCTTGCCAAGTAGGAACATTAGCAAATCCCTGTTTCATCAAAGTCCAATTTTCATCCAGTTGTTGAGAAGCTTGGTTAAAATAACGGCCATCGGTAAAAAGAGCTGCGGAGTTTAATCCAATAACAGCACATCCAGCGGACCCATCAAAGCTATGCAATGTTAGAACTTATCTAAATGCAGATAATTGTTGTCTCCCCATACCCACTGATGAAAGCTCTTCTGGATTCTGACTCGGAGGTGTATTCTGAAGCATGAGACTATGTCCAAAAGGTAAGTAAAAGAATActaaaatcaataaaagaattttaaggactattttataaagaagCTGATGAATAGGGAAAACCATTTTCGAGAAGTTCAGTATCCACTTTTTCAATACGATATAGCAGAAGTAAATATCACTACATTCATACTTACATCTTCAGAAGGAACCACATAAAAAGAGTATTCACACTCCTTCATGAGAGCTCGCAATTTAGACAAACGATCAGTAGTATGTACAACCATATTCAATGAAAAGTAGGTGCACAATCACTAAGAAATTACGGAAAATGAAAGGGAAAAGATGTGAAGCTATTAATTTCCAGAAAATTAACAAAGAGTTATTGACTCGGAATTAGTGCTATTTGATACTTTATTCCTTATATTGGTATCCGGCTGTGAGAAGGTCGTTTGAATAGGTAGTTACTGAACGAAGCAAGCGTTTTGCTACTTTGAGCTTGATTTTAAGCGAGGTTACATATTTACCATGCTCTCGTTTAGCCTGGCGCTTATTTTGGTAGGACCACTATTTACTACAGTAATACTATTGAAACTCCATGTACACAAAACACCATAGACATTAATCGGAAGTCTAAGAAGAAGGAGATACGAGATTACTTATATTTAtgataatattttttgactaATGGAAGGAGATGAATTAGCATATGCAAATGAAGTACGACTAATGCAAAGCGCCAGCAGTTAACTAACAAATACCATCGATTAGCTTGTACATAACTTATACTCTGGGACTTTAGATCCAGCTTCTATCACAGTTGTTGAAAAGGACCTACAAAGGATTCAGAAGTCCGAGTCTGGATGGGCCATTGGACTATCGATGCTACAAAGTTCGGTACGCAGAAAACATGATTTGATTAATGTTTAGCTTTATTAACTGATTCTTATTTCCAAGGATGTCTATCAACAATTTTTTGGAGCTCTGACAttgcaaatgaaaattaataCTCAGTGGGAATCTCTAGATGGAATTAGTCGAACGCAGTTATCTCATCGGCTGTTAGAAAAATTACTGAATAAGGAACAACTAACAAGCCTTGTTGAACGTAAGGTTATATGTACTTTAGCAGCGTTATCCATTAAGTGTGAACTCAACGAACAAGCTCACTTTACATTCTGGATCATTTACAGTTTATACTACAATGACTATAATGTTTTGACGGACCTTTCAAGTTTGTCTGACGTTCTTCCACCGCTTCCAGCAACTGCCTACTCTTCGCAAAACGCCTATCTAGCTACTCTCTTCTTGAAtgaactttttcttgaacTGTCATCGTCCATATAtacgaaagaaaacgaagatttaattttcaaaagattttttaattcttgcTCCGATTTTATTATCATAATTTTAACGTCTGTTTTCCAAACCTGTCCATTCCAATTATCAGAAAAAAGCAGTGTTCAAGCCTTAGAGCAAGCCTTAAATTGTGTGATTTCTTTATCGGCctatcttcaaaagaactCTGTTTCCTTAATCATTGGTCTTCCCCAGCTTGCAGAATGCATAGATTCCACTGTAAATTGCCTTGCATTGGATCCTGTTTCAGAAAAGGCAATGAATACACTAAGCGATCTTTTGGCAAGTTATTCCCATTTAGTATCTCAAAATACCATCCAAAAACTTTGGGATATTTTGGTTGGAGAATGGGGCGAGACTCGCTTAAAGCAGGAGTTAGACCAAGCAGACAGTGAAGAGGAAAAtgacttttctttcttgaacTTGATAATTGGGTTTTCAGAGTCCATGCTCAATTATATCATTGAGAACATTCAAGAGGAAAAGTGTATTAAGATACTGTACATTTTGGTTTCGCTCTTAGGGTTTCCTGGTTACGCAATtgcagaagaagaagtaagCTGGCGTACTTTGGAATTTTGGACAACTTTTATTGAAGACTTTGCTATGAGTGACTCCTTTTCTGATCCTATAAGAAGTAATGCTTTTCAAGGACTCGCATTTTCTGCGATAGACAGAGTATACTACAAAATGTTGCTTCCTTCTAGTACTCAATGGGAAGAATGGCCTTCAAACATCCGGGATGCCTTTCACAGCTATCGAAGGGATTTAGGCGATTTATTAGAGAGCTCTTATTCTATAATTGGCGAGAAAATGCTTACTATGTATGTATCCAATATTGAGTCTCTACTGCAAGATGACATTGAGGATTGGCGGCCACTTGaggcttctttttattgcttAACATGTATCCTAGATAACGAAACTAGCGAAAATGAGTATCTTAATTCTTGGCTGATACGACTTTTTAACACCAATTTTCCAGTCAAAGCGGCTGGGTTTGGTAATCCTCTACTATTAAAAACTACCTCTCAGATTCTCAGTGATGCTTcttcgtttcttcaaaagaaccCCCAATACCTAAACATCTCATTGCCCGTTCTTTTTGATGCTCTTAATATTCCAGACAGCTCTTTACAAATTAGTGCCTCCCGTTCGATTCATTCCCTATGCACAACATGCGCCGTACATTTAGTTTCCGAAGTCGAAGCTTTTGTGTGTTTGGTAGAGAATTTAACTCAAAGCCTTGTTGAATACCCCTTTGTCCTTGAACGTATATACAGTTCGGTTGGATTCGTAATTAACAGCTTATATTCTTTGGATTCCCAAACTTTATATTTAACAAGATTACTTTCATGCTTGGCATCTCCTTTACAACCAAATAATTATCCAGATCTCGATACCTTTGAGAATGTCATAAAAGCATGTCTTCAAAGTTTGGTTGGTTTGGCAATTAGCCAAAGTCcttcaaataataaatcTGTGGTTGACATTGAgaaagttgaagaaaatggtCTATTTTGGAGCAAGCCTCAAATAATatcttttcaagaaaaagttatGTCCTTTCTATCCTATACTGAGTCTTCGGCCTTACAATATGCGGATGTTGTTGGAGTAAGTAGCTC contains:
- the fra1 gene encoding iron responsive transcriptional regulator, peptidase family translates to MVVHTTDRLSKLRALMKECEYSFYVVPSEDSHASEYTSESESRRAFISGFDGSAGCAVIGLNSAALFTDGRYFNQASQQLDENWTLMKQGFANVPTWQAYCAQQSKVTEKIGIDSSLITFPDARKLREMLYVQKGSYLCGDHTNLVDQVWGESRPKPPCEKLFIQELKYAGMDVSEKLKILREAMNKEGLEAFVVSMLDEVAWLYNLRGADVPYNPVFYAYSFITHDKAYFYVDEAKLTPEVNAHISKYAEVRPYSRIFKDANECYLSHVGVSTKTSWCIATSFGEATVYPIVSPIAHAKGIKNDIELKGMKDCHVRDGAALVEYFAWLEEFLHSDGKINEYDAATKLESFRRKNDHFVNLSFETISSTGSNGAIIHYSPPATGSAIIDPSKIYLCDSGAQYRDGTTDVTRTWHFREPTEFERQSATLVLKGYVAIINIVFPKGTTGFQIDSLARQHLWQWGLDYLHGTGHGVGSFLNVHELPIGIGSRDVFNTVALQPGMVTSNEPGFYEDGHFGFRVENCVYVTKANTKYQFAGREYYALRDLTLAPHCKKLIDPTLLCKEEIEYINRYHAHVYDTLSPLLSSSAIKWLAKETSPL
- the kap111 gene encoding karyopherin/importin beta family nuclear import signal receptor Kap111, with product MEGDELAYANELVHNLYSGTLDPASITVVEKDLQRIQKSESGWAIGLSMLQSSDVYQQFFGALTLQMKINTQWESLDGISRTQLSHRLLEKLLNKEQLTSLVERKVICTLAALSIKCELNEQAHFTFWIIYSLYYNDYNVLTDLSSLSDVLPPLPATAYSSQNAYLATLFLNELFLELSSSIYTKENEDLIFKRFFNSCSDFIIIILTSVFQTCPFQLSEKSSVQALEQALNCVISLSAYLQKNSVSLIIGLPQLAECIDSTVNCLALDPVSEKAMNTLSDLLASYSHLVSQNTIQKLWDILVGEWGETRLKQELDQADSEEENDFSFLNLIIGFSESMLNYIIENIQEEKCIKILYILVSLLGFPGYAIAEEEVSWRTLEFWTTFIEDFAMSDSFSDPIRSNAFQGLAFSAIDRVYYKMLLPSSTQWEEWPSNIRDAFHSYRRDLGDLLESSYSIIGEKMLTMYVSNIESLLQDDIEDWRPLEASFYCLTCILDNETSENEYLNSWLIRLFNTNFPVKAAGFGNPLLLKTTSQILSDASSFLQKNPQYLNISLPVLFDALNIPDSSLQISASRSIHSLCTTCAVHLVSEVEAFVCLVENLTQSLVEYPFVLERIYSSVGFVINSLYSLDSQTLYLTRLLSCLASPLQPNNYPDLDTFENVIKACLQSLVGLAISQSPSNNKSVVDIEKVEENGLFWSKPQIISFQEKVMSFLSYTESSALQYADVVGLICKIIIAGLNELEPSPFSLHISATVQYFCTRFTEFPASILLTLASAILTSPYGRNFMTEDLLQSMIMAIRSRVMLNDEEFFENNIDITIELYHFSTIFYQKHPSFLEIRYLEFLQFLLEKAIYTLCKPERLLESASGQFLSAFISIELNSESNEVHKTLLDSIRMPLITKILLGFGGGASRSSLPLLSDILGKLKTQNFGATKTILTQLLSCEGFPSSKANNEVKHRFLQDLLKVRIKDKVKEFWIITKGFESTPYGNSSWTF